The Antarcticibacterium flavum genome contains the following window.
TTGGAATAATACCTTTCCTTAAAAAGGCAGATTTAGGAATTTTATCATCACGTTCTGAAGGTTTGCCCTTAGCTTTACTGGAATATGGTATGGCAGGTTTACCTGTGATTTGTACGAGAGTAGGTAAGTGTCCCGAGGTAATAGGAGAATATGGAGAAACAGTTCCTAAAGAAAATTCTAAGGCCTTAATAGAAAAAATCAATTTCTATATTAACCACCCAGATAAAATGAATATTGATTCTACTCAATTCCAGCAAAGGATTAAAGAAAAATATTCAGAATTAATAATTATAAATAGAATTTTAGACTTCTATTAAATGATAAAACAGGAAAAATATACGAACATCCTATATATAAAACTTCTCCTGCTTCACGTGGGTTTGGCTTTCCTGATATATTCTTTTAGGTCTTTATCCACTGCCTTATTGATTTCAGTAATCGGATATTTTCTATTTATTACAATTCAAAATCAAAACAGAAATAATGAGGCCCTTATGGCCGCGGCATACATCGCCGGTGCAGAAGTTTTTTTTAGGATGACCGGGGGAATGGTTTTTTATGAAACCGGCAAATATTCCGTAATCATTTTCTTAATCATAGGTATGTTTTTTAAAGGAACTTCTTCTCGAACTGTACCTTATTGGATCTATTTAATAATATTATTACCAGGGATAATTGTGGCATCAATAACAATGAGTTATGAGGCTGAATTTCGAAAGCTTGTTATTTTCAATTTAAGTGGCCCCATTGCTTTAGGGGTGTCGGCCTTGTATTGCTATTACAAGAAAATAAAAAAAGAGGATTTTCAGAAAGTTTTACTTATGCTGTTACTTCCCCTTATCACTCAAATGATTTACCTTTTCTTGTATACACCGACTTTACATGAAGGTATAATTAGTTTATCCGGTAATTACGCTGCAACAGGGGGCTATGGTCCTAATCAAATCTCAACAGTTTTTGGGTTAGGTGCTTTTCTTTTGGTTACACGAATCTTTACCGTTAAGAATAGATTTATTAATATTATTGATATTGTTCTTCTTGTGTTGATGGGATATAGAGGAGTTATTACTTTTTCGAGAGGAGGAATTTTTACGGCTATTATTTGTATTATAGCCTTTCTCGCCTTCTTTTACTTAAAGCAAGAAAAAAAAGAACAAACAAATACCGCTTTCAAAATCATTCTTATAGGAATTTCAGTTATACTTATTTGGACTTATTCATCAATTA
Protein-coding sequences here:
- a CDS encoding O-antigen ligase family protein is translated as MVFYETGKYSVIIFLIIGMFFKGTSSRTVPYWIYLIILLPGIIVASITMSYEAEFRKLVIFNLSGPIALGVSALYCYYKKIKKEDFQKVLLMLLLPLITQMIYLFLYTPTLHEGIISLSGNYAATGGYGPNQISTVFGLGAFLLVTRIFTVKNRFINIIDIVLLVLMGYRGVITFSRGGIFTAIICIIAFLAFFYLKQEKKEQTNTAFKIILIGISVILIWTYSSINTFGLIENRYANRTAGGELKDDITTGRVEIVENELLAFYKHPVTGIGVGKGKEYREENFGFGIASHNEISRLLSEHGLLGIVAILILIFVPIVFWTKFKNNYYFLAFVAFWFLTINHSAMRIALPAFVYGLALLYIVDEKKDPVYRKRLSN